One segment of Anatilimnocola aggregata DNA contains the following:
- a CDS encoding PVC-type heme-binding CxxCH protein, whose product MLLFSLRSALMLFVGAIVVAPASAADATQRLNLLFLGDKGHHQPEARFKQIMPVLKERGIDLTYTEKMSDLNKTTLGDYDGLVIYANTTEISPEQEKALLEYIEAGKGFVPLHCASYCFLNSPKYIALVGAQFKRHGTGTFRTQISEGEHPLMRGFGGFESWDETYVHDKHNPTDRTVLEYREDKDGKEPWTWVRTHGDGRVFYTAWGHDQRTWGNPGFQNLLERGIRWAVKDNPAIVPVFADRPQMTKIAKDVKPFEYVDADVPYYPAGKKWGSQDAGKWQMQLPVTPAESMKHIVTPVGFHVELFVSEPELQGKPICMNWDERGRLWVCETVDYPNELQKPGAGRDRIRICEDTDGDGRADKFTVFAERLSIPTSLVFCRGGVIVHQAPDTLFLKDEDGDDKCDTRKVLFTGWSTGDTHAGPSNLRYGLDNWYYGMVGYAGFDGEIAGQRQSFRTGFYRFKVDAGKNGPEVTQFEFLRNTNNNSWGVGISEEGILLGSTANGNPSVYMPIANRYYEQVRGWSSSVLGSIAEDDKFHPITDKVREVDHHGSFTAAAGHAIYTARTYPREYWNRTAFVTDPTGHLAATFVLNRNGADFSSKNSWNLLASDDEWTAPIMAEVGPDGHVWVIDWYNYIVQHNPTPAGFKNGRGNAYETNLRDKKHGRIYRVVYTAADKQKHRSLKDASAELLVDTLSNDNMFWRLHAQRLLVEQSNGSLEKDLSELIRTAPLDAAETCPAAMHGLWVLQAITQGGDQLQFQAAIEASLKHSSAGVRCNAVLAAVAGSALQEAIVPISLSGEADGQVRLAMLLALSELRPTPISTAKLIGALKREDTLRDRWLLDAATAAAANNAEYLLNYLLSADAKLDLSNPLLRDRVSLVAQHFARGENANTKIGKLLVAATGAEQAAVSTILAGFEKGWPRGNSAKLSDEQELALASLLKKVPATEQSTVISLARKLGSQKLDQFAGEIAASLLKTVENAEATDTARVDAAKQLVEFRKADAEVAGQLLSLLSPRISPQLATGLIEATAKSESPATGKALLASLAKVTPAVRPAVMQAIVSRGDWTKTMLDAAEASEFSLTDLSLDQKQSLASHPDRTLRDLAKKLLAAGGGLPNADRQKVIEELASIGTTTGDPIAGKAAFKKVCAKCHTHSGEGTKVGPDLTGMAVHPKRELMIHMLDPSRSVEGNYRVFTVLIDDGRVLTGLLASESKTAIELIDAEGKKHAIQRDQIEELAASTKSLMPEGFEKQLTKVELTDLLEFMTQRGKFLPIPLDKVASIVTTKGMFYDEKSAAERLVFADWSPKTFEGVPFQLIDPQGDRVPNAILFYGPSGKFPPTMPKGVMLPCNAPVKAIHLLSGVAGWASPLGREGSTSLIVRLRYEDGSREDHELKNGEHFADYIRRVDVPGSKFAFQLRGQQLRYLSVAPQKPDKIAAIELLKGNDDTAPIVMAVTVETLTPEHK is encoded by the coding sequence ATGCTCCTCTTTTCTCTTCGTTCCGCTCTCATGTTGTTCGTTGGGGCCATTGTTGTTGCTCCGGCTTCAGCGGCCGACGCAACCCAGCGATTAAATCTCCTCTTTCTCGGCGACAAGGGCCATCACCAACCCGAAGCTCGCTTCAAGCAAATCATGCCGGTGCTTAAAGAGCGCGGCATTGATCTGACTTACACCGAGAAGATGAGCGACCTCAACAAGACAACCCTCGGCGATTACGACGGGCTCGTGATCTATGCGAACACGACAGAAATAAGTCCTGAGCAGGAGAAAGCGCTGTTGGAATATATCGAAGCGGGCAAGGGCTTCGTTCCGCTGCACTGCGCGTCGTACTGCTTTCTGAATTCGCCCAAATACATTGCCCTGGTCGGCGCGCAGTTCAAACGCCACGGTACCGGCACGTTCCGCACGCAGATCAGCGAGGGAGAGCATCCGCTGATGCGTGGCTTCGGGGGCTTCGAGAGTTGGGACGAAACCTACGTTCACGACAAGCACAATCCGACCGATCGCACCGTGCTGGAGTATCGTGAAGACAAGGACGGGAAAGAACCTTGGACGTGGGTGCGCACGCACGGCGATGGCCGCGTCTTCTACACCGCTTGGGGGCACGATCAGCGAACGTGGGGCAATCCGGGGTTTCAAAACCTGCTCGAGCGAGGCATTCGCTGGGCGGTGAAAGACAATCCGGCAATCGTGCCAGTCTTCGCTGACCGCCCACAGATGACCAAGATCGCCAAAGACGTGAAGCCCTTTGAGTACGTCGATGCTGACGTCCCGTATTATCCCGCCGGCAAGAAGTGGGGCTCACAAGATGCCGGCAAGTGGCAGATGCAATTGCCGGTCACCCCTGCGGAGTCGATGAAGCACATCGTCACACCGGTGGGTTTCCATGTCGAACTGTTCGTCTCCGAGCCCGAGTTACAAGGCAAGCCCATCTGCATGAATTGGGACGAGCGGGGCCGACTGTGGGTTTGCGAAACGGTCGATTACCCCAACGAGTTGCAAAAGCCCGGCGCAGGTCGCGACCGCATTCGCATTTGCGAAGATACCGACGGAGACGGCCGTGCCGACAAGTTCACCGTCTTTGCCGAACGTCTCAGCATTCCGACAAGTCTTGTCTTCTGCCGCGGCGGGGTGATTGTGCATCAAGCACCGGACACGCTGTTTCTCAAAGACGAAGACGGCGACGACAAGTGCGACACGCGCAAAGTTCTCTTCACCGGTTGGTCGACGGGCGACACGCACGCCGGCCCGAGCAACTTGCGCTATGGACTGGATAACTGGTACTACGGCATGGTTGGCTATGCGGGCTTTGATGGTGAGATCGCCGGTCAAAGACAATCGTTTCGCACGGGCTTTTATCGCTTCAAAGTCGACGCCGGCAAAAACGGCCCCGAAGTCACGCAGTTCGAATTCCTGCGCAACACCAACAACAACTCGTGGGGCGTTGGCATTAGCGAAGAAGGGATCTTGCTCGGCAGCACGGCCAATGGCAATCCGAGCGTGTACATGCCCATCGCCAATCGCTACTACGAACAAGTGCGTGGCTGGAGCAGCAGTGTGCTCGGCAGCATCGCCGAAGACGACAAGTTCCACCCCATCACAGACAAGGTTCGCGAAGTCGATCACCACGGCAGCTTCACCGCTGCTGCGGGGCATGCGATTTACACAGCGCGCACATATCCGCGCGAGTATTGGAATCGCACCGCCTTCGTCACCGATCCTACCGGCCACCTGGCGGCGACGTTCGTGCTCAATCGAAATGGTGCCGACTTCAGCAGCAAGAACAGCTGGAACCTGCTCGCCAGCGACGACGAATGGACCGCGCCAATCATGGCCGAGGTTGGGCCCGATGGTCATGTATGGGTCATCGATTGGTACAACTACATCGTGCAGCATAACCCCACTCCCGCCGGCTTCAAAAACGGCCGCGGCAATGCCTACGAAACCAACCTCCGCGATAAGAAGCACGGGCGAATCTATCGCGTCGTTTACACGGCTGCCGACAAGCAAAAGCACCGTTCCTTAAAAGACGCATCGGCCGAATTGCTGGTCGATACGCTCTCGAACGACAACATGTTCTGGCGGTTGCATGCGCAGCGGTTGTTGGTGGAGCAAAGTAACGGCAGCTTAGAAAAGGATTTAAGTGAACTGATCAGGACTGCTCCTCTCGATGCTGCGGAAACCTGCCCGGCGGCCATGCATGGACTTTGGGTGTTGCAGGCGATAACGCAAGGTGGCGACCAACTGCAATTTCAGGCGGCAATTGAGGCTAGCCTCAAGCATTCGTCAGCTGGTGTGCGCTGCAATGCGGTTCTGGCGGCGGTTGCCGGGTCCGCCCTTCAGGAAGCGATAGTGCCCATCTCGCTCTCTGGCGAGGCCGATGGCCAGGTTCGCCTGGCCATGCTGCTCGCACTTTCTGAACTACGGCCCACTCCCATCTCGACAGCAAAACTCATCGGCGCTCTGAAACGCGAAGACACACTGCGCGATCGTTGGCTGCTCGATGCAGCCACCGCTGCCGCCGCGAATAATGCCGAGTATCTATTGAACTATCTCCTCTCAGCAGACGCGAAACTCGATCTTTCAAATCCTCTCTTGCGAGATCGCGTGTCGTTGGTTGCCCAGCACTTTGCCCGTGGCGAGAACGCGAATACCAAGATTGGCAAGCTGCTCGTCGCGGCGACCGGAGCGGAACAGGCAGCTGTTTCCACCATCCTTGCGGGCTTTGAAAAGGGTTGGCCACGCGGAAATAGTGCCAAGCTTAGTGACGAACAAGAACTGGCCCTGGCATCTCTGCTCAAAAAAGTACCTGCTACTGAGCAATCGACCGTCATCTCACTGGCTCGTAAACTCGGTAGTCAAAAACTGGACCAATTTGCGGGTGAGATTGCCGCGTCGCTGTTGAAAACCGTCGAGAACGCGGAAGCAACTGACACCGCGCGTGTGGATGCAGCGAAGCAGTTGGTCGAGTTTCGCAAAGCAGATGCGGAAGTCGCTGGTCAATTACTCAGCCTTCTTTCGCCGCGCATCTCGCCCCAATTGGCAACCGGCCTGATTGAAGCCACAGCCAAGAGTGAGTCACCAGCGACGGGCAAGGCTCTGCTGGCCAGCCTGGCGAAGGTCACTCCCGCAGTCCGCCCTGCCGTGATGCAGGCCATCGTCTCGCGTGGCGATTGGACGAAGACGATGCTCGATGCGGCCGAGGCAAGTGAGTTCTCACTTACCGATCTATCGCTCGATCAAAAGCAGTCGCTCGCTTCGCATCCCGACCGGACGCTCCGCGACCTTGCGAAGAAGTTACTCGCCGCTGGCGGTGGCTTGCCCAATGCCGACCGGCAGAAGGTTATCGAAGAGCTGGCCTCGATTGGAACGACCACGGGCGACCCGATTGCGGGCAAAGCAGCTTTCAAAAAGGTTTGCGCCAAGTGCCATACGCATAGCGGCGAAGGGACAAAAGTCGGCCCCGACCTGACCGGCATGGCCGTTCATCCCAAGCGAGAACTGATGATTCACATGCTCGATCCCAGCCGCAGTGTGGAAGGCAACTATCGTGTCTTCACGGTGTTGATCGATGACGGCCGCGTGCTCACCGGCTTGCTCGCCTCGGAAAGCAAAACGGCCATCGAACTGATCGATGCCGAAGGGAAGAAGCATGCCATTCAGCGCGATCAAATCGAAGAACTGGCGGCCTCGACGAAGTCACTAATGCCCGAGGGCTTCGAAAAACAACTGACGAAAGTTGAACTAACCGACCTGCTCGAGTTCATGACGCAGCGCGGCAAGTTCCTACCGATTCCACTTGATAAAGTGGCTTCGATCGTGACGACCAAGGGAATGTTCTACGACGAGAAATCCGCAGCAGAGCGATTGGTCTTCGCCGACTGGTCGCCGAAGACGTTTGAAGGAGTTCCGTTTCAGCTGATCGATCCGCAAGGCGATCGCGTGCCCAATGCGATTCTCTTTTATGGCCCCAGCGGAAAGTTTCCGCCCACGATGCCCAAGGGAGTAATGTTGCCTTGCAACGCGCCGGTCAAAGCGATTCACCTTTTGAGCGGAGTCGCGGGCTGGGCCTCACCGCTCGGAAGAGAAGGCTCGACGTCGCTCATCGTTCGCCTGCGCTATGAAGATGGCTCGCGCGAGGATCACGAACTGAAGAACGGCGAACACTTTGCCGACTACATTCGCCGCGTCGATGTTCCCGGCAGTAAATTCGCCTTCCAGCTTCGCGGTCAACAACTTCGCTACCTATCGGTCGCTCCCCAGAAGCCCGATAAAATCGCCGCGATCGAATTACTCAAAGGCAACGACGACACGGCGCCCATCGTGATGGCAGTAACCGTGGAGACGCTGACGCCGGAGCACAAGTAG
- a CDS encoding DUF2752 domain-containing protein: MPSPSAITILQHFMSTPFPTTWSPPEPLRIALWQRALLLVVGLALGCLLVTAALLPPSEYGMGTHQQLGLPPCSFVMWFDLRCPACGMTTSWAHLMRGQIIRSAVANTGGCLLGIFAALSTPWLLASAIRGRWLFGPLSPEVTLWVFGSIFLVTLVQWAWRIL, from the coding sequence ATGCCCAGTCCGTCAGCCATCACCATTTTGCAGCACTTCATGAGTACACCGTTCCCTACCACTTGGTCGCCCCCCGAACCGCTACGCATCGCGTTGTGGCAACGGGCTCTGCTATTGGTGGTCGGGTTGGCGCTCGGCTGCTTGCTTGTGACTGCCGCCCTGTTGCCGCCCAGCGAGTATGGCATGGGCACTCACCAGCAGCTTGGCCTGCCGCCGTGTTCGTTCGTGATGTGGTTCGATCTGCGCTGTCCGGCCTGTGGCATGACCACCTCCTGGGCCCACCTCATGCGCGGGCAGATCATTCGATCTGCGGTCGCCAATACCGGTGGCTGCTTGCTGGGAATTTTCGCTGCCCTGAGCACTCCGTGGCTGCTAGCGTCGGCCATTCGCGGCCGTTGGCTCTTTGGTCCCTTGTCGCCCGAAGTCACGCTCTGGGTCTTTGGCAGCATCTTCCTGGTTACGCTCGTGCAATGGGCGTGGCGAATTCTCTAA
- a CDS encoding Gfo/Idh/MocA family protein, with amino-acid sequence MNGKKWNVAMIGLGFGAEFIPIYQAHPQANVYAICQRNAEKMNVVGDRFQIEKRYTRYDDVLKDPNVDFVHINSPIPDHALMSLAALKAGKHVMCTVPMATTIDECRQIVEMVKKTGLKYMMAETVVYAREYLFIKELYKQGELGKIQHLAASHPQDMDGWPDYWERMIPMHYATHVVSPCLGLVDGKAEYVSCFGSGTVRDDIAQKSGNKFAVESCHIKVKDSDITAHIWRFLYDVARQYRESFDVYGTKKSFEWTLVEGEPHVLHTAKKPEHEIASKIEVPDFAHLLPEPIRKFTKSIQDADHLSFIQGGGHGGSHPHLVNEMLSALSENRDPAPNAVTAANWTCVGICAHESALKGGEIVRLPEFTLG; translated from the coding sequence ATGAATGGCAAGAAGTGGAATGTGGCAATGATTGGACTGGGCTTCGGTGCCGAGTTCATTCCCATTTATCAGGCTCACCCGCAGGCCAATGTCTATGCCATCTGCCAGCGAAATGCCGAGAAGATGAACGTCGTCGGCGATCGCTTTCAGATCGAAAAGAGATACACCCGTTATGACGATGTGCTGAAGGACCCGAACGTCGACTTTGTGCATATCAACTCGCCAATTCCCGATCACGCGTTGATGTCGCTCGCCGCACTGAAGGCCGGCAAGCACGTGATGTGCACAGTTCCGATGGCAACGACGATCGACGAGTGCCGCCAGATTGTCGAGATGGTGAAGAAGACCGGCCTCAAGTACATGATGGCCGAGACGGTCGTCTATGCCCGCGAGTATCTGTTCATTAAAGAGCTCTACAAGCAGGGTGAACTCGGCAAGATTCAACACTTGGCGGCTTCGCATCCGCAAGACATGGACGGCTGGCCAGATTATTGGGAACGGATGATTCCCATGCACTATGCCACGCATGTCGTCAGCCCCTGCTTGGGTCTTGTCGATGGCAAGGCCGAGTACGTCAGCTGTTTCGGCAGTGGCACCGTGCGCGACGACATCGCGCAGAAGTCGGGCAACAAGTTCGCTGTCGAGAGTTGCCACATTAAGGTCAAAGACAGCGACATTACCGCGCACATTTGGCGGTTCTTGTATGACGTGGCGCGGCAGTATCGCGAGAGTTTCGACGTATATGGCACGAAGAAGAGTTTCGAGTGGACCCTGGTCGAAGGGGAGCCACACGTGTTGCATACGGCCAAAAAGCCCGAACACGAAATTGCCTCGAAGATCGAAGTCCCCGACTTCGCGCATCTACTGCCAGAACCAATTCGCAAGTTCACGAAGTCAATTCAGGATGCCGATCACTTGTCGTTCATTCAAGGCGGCGGTCACGGCGGCTCGCATCCTCACCTGGTCAACGAGATGCTTAGCGCCCTGAGCGAGAATCGCGATCCCGCGCCAAATGCCGTCACCGCGGCCAACTGGACCTGCGTCGGCATTTGCGCCCACGAATCGGCCCTCAAGGGTGGCGAAATTGTTCGACTGCCCGAGTTTACGCTGGGATAA
- a CDS encoding SufS family cysteine desulfurase, translated as MDEITPDMISRIASRLYNEPPNAKALPAAETPLPEPSSVAPTGMPSPPVSVPHNSFPVHSGGMPGPSALPVGSPPAVPPNPGMGNLPTSPSFPGVPFSPPGFGGVPSFGGTPTFIHAPAFPAHGSAAEVPGAQGTSGGLSAFVQSIRASHFPGRNNGLGATAVELRERQALNKQYSAQGSRPMDVNAVRGDFPILRQRVHGKPLAWLDNAATTQKPQSVIDAISHFYENDNSNIHRAAHTLAARATDAYESARQKVQAFIGASSVKEIVFVRGTTEGINLIAKTYGAKFLQPGDEIVLSNLEHHANIVPWQMVAKEKGAHIRVIPVNDRGEIMMEEYQKILGPRTKIVGLTQASNSLGTILPVHEMTQIAKRYGARVLIDGAQSVAHIPVNVQELGADFFVFSGHKIFGPTGIGAVYIKEELHDFVPPWQGGGNMIRNVTFEETSYSEAPAKFEAGTPNIADAVGLGAALDYVNRLGLPNIAAYEHHLLEYGTEQLLRINGLRLIGTAREKVGVLSFVLPSKRTEEIGRHLDQEGIAVRSGHHCSQPSLRRMGVETTVRPSLSIYNTCSEIDRLADAIRRIQRLPS; from the coding sequence GTGGACGAGATTACCCCTGACATGATTTCACGGATCGCTTCGCGACTTTATAACGAGCCGCCGAATGCCAAGGCGCTCCCTGCTGCCGAAACTCCTCTGCCAGAACCTTCGTCGGTTGCTCCGACCGGTATGCCTTCACCTCCCGTCTCGGTGCCGCACAATTCCTTTCCCGTACACTCGGGCGGAATGCCTGGCCCGAGCGCGCTGCCAGTCGGTTCGCCGCCGGCAGTTCCCCCCAATCCTGGCATGGGGAACTTGCCCACCAGTCCTTCCTTCCCCGGTGTGCCGTTCTCGCCACCGGGTTTCGGCGGCGTGCCTTCGTTCGGCGGGACACCGACGTTCATCCATGCGCCTGCATTCCCCGCGCACGGCAGTGCGGCCGAAGTACCCGGCGCGCAAGGAACATCGGGGGGCTTGAGTGCGTTTGTGCAGTCGATTCGCGCTTCGCATTTTCCGGGACGAAACAACGGCCTGGGGGCGACCGCAGTCGAACTGCGCGAGCGGCAAGCACTGAATAAGCAGTACTCCGCACAGGGCTCGCGGCCGATGGACGTGAACGCCGTGCGCGGCGATTTTCCGATCCTGCGGCAGCGCGTGCATGGCAAGCCACTCGCCTGGCTCGATAACGCGGCAACGACACAAAAGCCGCAAAGCGTGATCGATGCGATCAGCCACTTCTACGAGAACGATAACTCGAACATTCACCGTGCCGCCCACACCCTCGCAGCCCGCGCGACGGATGCGTATGAGTCGGCTCGGCAAAAAGTGCAGGCCTTCATCGGCGCGTCGAGCGTGAAAGAGATTGTCTTCGTCCGCGGTACGACGGAAGGCATTAATCTCATCGCCAAGACCTACGGCGCTAAGTTTTTACAGCCCGGCGACGAGATCGTGCTGTCGAATCTCGAGCATCACGCCAACATCGTTCCCTGGCAAATGGTGGCCAAAGAAAAGGGTGCTCACATCCGCGTGATTCCGGTCAACGACCGGGGCGAAATCATGATGGAGGAGTATCAAAAGATTCTCGGGCCACGGACGAAGATCGTCGGGCTGACGCAGGCCTCGAACAGTTTGGGGACGATTCTTCCCGTGCATGAGATGACGCAGATTGCCAAACGGTACGGCGCTCGCGTGCTGATCGACGGCGCGCAGTCGGTCGCTCACATTCCCGTGAACGTGCAGGAACTGGGAGCTGACTTTTTTGTCTTCTCGGGGCACAAGATTTTTGGCCCGACCGGCATCGGGGCGGTCTACATCAAGGAAGAATTGCACGATTTTGTGCCGCCGTGGCAAGGTGGCGGCAATATGATTCGCAACGTGACGTTTGAAGAGACGTCGTATAGCGAGGCGCCAGCCAAGTTCGAAGCGGGCACGCCCAACATTGCCGATGCGGTCGGCCTGGGGGCAGCGCTCGACTATGTGAATCGGCTCGGGCTGCCGAATATTGCAGCCTACGAACATCACCTGCTGGAATACGGAACCGAGCAACTGCTGCGAATTAATGGCCTGCGCTTGATTGGAACCGCCCGTGAAAAAGTGGGCGTTCTGTCGTTCGTATTGCCCAGCAAGCGGACAGAAGAGATCGGCCGCCACCTCGATCAAGAGGGAATCGCAGTCCGCAGCGGGCATCACTGCTCGCAACCTTCGTTACGGCGGATGGGGGTTGAAACGACGGTTCGCCCGTCACTTTCGATTTACAACACTTGCAGCGAAATTGATCGGCTGGCCGATGCGATTCGCCGCATTCAAAGGCTGCCGTCGTAG